The Burkholderia mayonis genome window below encodes:
- the rplJ gene encoding 50S ribosomal protein L10 gives MPLNREDKQAVVAEVAAQVAKAQTVVLAEYRGITVGDLTTLRAKAREQQVYLRVLKNTLARRAVEGTPFAPLAEQMTGPLIYGISEDAIAAAKIVNDFSKSNDKLVIKAGSFDGKVMDKAGVQALASIPSREELLSKLLFVMQAPVSGFARALAALAEKKQAEAA, from the coding sequence GTGCCGCTTAATAGAGAAGACAAGCAAGCCGTCGTTGCTGAGGTCGCCGCGCAAGTTGCGAAGGCCCAGACCGTTGTGCTGGCTGAGTATCGTGGGATTACGGTTGGCGATCTGACCACGCTGCGCGCGAAAGCGCGCGAGCAACAGGTTTACCTGCGCGTGTTGAAGAACACGCTGGCGCGCCGCGCCGTCGAAGGTACGCCGTTTGCTCCGCTGGCGGAGCAGATGACTGGCCCCCTGATCTACGGCATCTCGGAAGATGCCATTGCTGCTGCGAAGATCGTCAACGACTTCAGCAAGAGCAATGACAAGTTGGTCATCAAGGCCGGTTCGTTCGATGGCAAGGTGATGGACAAGGCCGGCGTGCAAGCGCTGGCCAGCATCCCGAGCCGCGAAGAACTGCTCTCGAAGCTGCTGTTCGTCATGCAGGCGCCTGTTTCCGGCTTTGCGCGCGCTCTGGCTGCGCTGGCGGAGAAGAAGCAGGCCGAAGCTGCATAA
- the rplL gene encoding 50S ribosomal protein L7/L12: MAIAKEDILAAVEGMTVLELNELVKAFEEKFGVSAAAVAVAGPAAGGAAAAAEEKTEFTVVLAETGANKVSVIKAVRELTGLGLKEAKDLVDGAPKPVKEGVDKAAADDAKKKLEEAGAKVEIK; the protein is encoded by the coding sequence ATGGCAATCGCAAAAGAAGACATCCTGGCAGCAGTCGAAGGGATGACCGTTCTGGAACTGAACGAGCTGGTCAAGGCGTTCGAAGAGAAGTTTGGCGTGTCGGCTGCTGCTGTCGCAGTTGCTGGCCCGGCCGCCGGCGGCGCTGCTGCTGCTGCTGAAGAGAAGACCGAATTCACGGTCGTTCTGGCTGAAACCGGCGCCAACAAGGTTTCCGTCATCAAGGCCGTTCGCGAACTCACGGGCCTGGGCCTGAAGGAAGCGAAGGACCTCGTCGACGGCGCACCGAAGCCCGTCAAGGAAGGCGTGGACAAGGCCGCTGCTGACGATGCGAAGAAGAAGCTGGAAGAAGCTGGCGCGAAGGTCGAAATCAAGTAA
- the rpoB gene encoding DNA-directed RNA polymerase subunit beta, with amino-acid sequence MQYSFTEKKRIRKSFAKRSIVHQVPFLLATQLESFSTFLQADVLTAQRKSEGLQAAFTSVFPIVSHNGFARLEFVSYALSSPAFNIKECQQRGLTYCSALRAKVRLVLLDKESPSKPVVKEVKEQEVYMGEIPLMTPTGSFVINGTERVIVSQLHRSPGVFFEHDKGKTHSSGKLLFSARIIPYRGSWLDFEFDPKDVLYFRVDRRRKMPVTILLKAIGLTPEQILANFFVFDNFTLMDEGAQMEFVPERLRGEVARFDITDREGKVIVQKDKRINAKHIRDLEAAKTKYISVPEDYLLGRVLAKNVVDGDTGEVIANANDEITEGVLEKLREAKIKEIQTLYTNDLDQGPYISSTLRVDETVDKTAARIAIYRMMRPGEPPTEEAVEALFNRLFYSEDAYDLSKVGRMKFNRRVGRDEITGPMTLQDDDILATIKILVELRNGKGEVDDIDHLGNRRVRCVGELAENQFRAGLVRVERAVKERLGQAESENLMPHDLINSKPISSAIREFFGSSQLSQFMDQTNPLSEITHKRRVSALGPGGLTRERAGFEVRDVHPTHYGRVCPIETPEGPNIGLINSLALYAHLNEYGFLETPYRKVADSKVTDQIDYLSAIEEGRYMIAQANAAIDDNGQLVDELVSSREAGETMMVTPDRIQYMDVAPSQIVSVAASLIPFLEHDDANRALMGSNMQRQAVPCLRPEKPVVGTGIERTVAVDSGTTVQALRGGVVDYVDAGRIVIRVNDDEAVAGEVGVDIYNLIKYTRSNQNTNINQRPIVKMGDKVARGDVLADGASTDLGELALGQNMLIAFMPWNGYNFEDSILISEKVVADDRYTSIHIEELNVVARDTKLGPEEITRDISNLAEVQLGRLDESGIVYIGAEVEAGDVLVGKVTPKGETQLTPEEKLLRAIFGEKASDVKDTSLRVPSGMSGTVIDVQVFTREGIQRDKRAQQIIDDELKRYRLDLNDQLRIVEGDAFQRLARMLVGKVANGGPKKLAKGTKIDQAYLEDLDHYHWFDIRLADDEAAAQLEAIKNSIEEKRHQFDLAFEEKRKKLTQGDELPPGVLKMVKVYLAVKRRLQPGDKMAGRHGNKGVVSKIVPIEDMPYMADGRPADVVLNPLGVPSRMNVGQVLEVHLGWAAKGLGWRIGEMLARQTKIEELRVFLTKIYNESGRAEDLESFSDDEILELAKNLREGVPFATPVFDGATEEEMSKMLDLAFPDDIAEQLGMNPSKNQVRLYDGRTGEMFERRVTLGYMHYLKLHHLVDDKMHARSTGPYSLVTQQPLGGKAQFGGQRFGEMEVWALEAYGASYVLQEMLTVKSDDVTGRTKVYENLVKGDHVIDAGMPESFNVLVKEIRSLGIDIDLDRN; translated from the coding sequence ATGCAATATTCCTTCACCGAGAAGAAGCGCATTCGCAAGAGTTTCGCGAAGCGTTCCATCGTTCACCAAGTGCCTTTCCTGCTGGCCACCCAGCTTGAATCATTCAGCACATTTCTGCAAGCCGATGTGCTCACAGCGCAACGCAAGTCCGAAGGGTTGCAGGCCGCCTTCACGTCGGTGTTTCCCATCGTCTCGCATAACGGCTTCGCTCGTCTCGAGTTCGTGAGCTATGCGTTATCGTCGCCGGCGTTCAACATCAAGGAATGCCAGCAGCGCGGCCTGACTTATTGCTCGGCGCTGCGCGCGAAGGTGCGCCTCGTGCTCCTCGACAAGGAGTCGCCGAGCAAGCCCGTCGTCAAGGAAGTCAAGGAACAGGAAGTGTACATGGGCGAAATTCCGCTCATGACGCCGACCGGCTCGTTCGTCATCAACGGCACCGAGCGCGTGATCGTGTCGCAGCTGCACCGTTCGCCCGGCGTGTTCTTCGAACACGACAAGGGCAAGACGCACAGCTCGGGCAAGCTGCTGTTCTCCGCGCGGATCATTCCGTACCGCGGCTCTTGGCTCGACTTCGAATTCGATCCGAAGGACGTGCTGTACTTCCGCGTCGACCGTCGTCGCAAGATGCCGGTCACGATCCTGCTGAAGGCGATCGGCCTCACGCCGGAACAGATCCTCGCGAACTTCTTCGTCTTCGACAACTTCACGCTGATGGACGAAGGCGCGCAGATGGAGTTCGTGCCCGAGCGCCTGCGCGGCGAAGTCGCGCGCTTCGACATCACCGATCGCGAAGGCAAGGTCATCGTCCAGAAGGACAAGCGGATCAACGCGAAGCACATTCGCGATCTCGAAGCCGCGAAGACCAAGTACATCTCGGTGCCCGAAGACTATCTGCTCGGCCGCGTGCTGGCGAAGAACGTCGTCGATGGCGACACGGGCGAAGTGATCGCGAACGCGAACGACGAGATCACGGAAGGCGTGCTCGAGAAGCTGCGCGAAGCGAAGATCAAGGAAATCCAGACGCTCTACACAAACGATCTGGACCAGGGTCCGTACATCTCGTCGACGCTGCGCGTCGACGAAACCGTCGACAAGACGGCCGCGCGCATCGCGATCTACCGGATGATGCGTCCGGGCGAGCCGCCGACGGAAGAAGCCGTCGAGGCGCTATTCAATCGTCTGTTCTACAGCGAAGACGCATACGACCTGTCGAAGGTCGGCCGCATGAAGTTCAACCGCCGCGTCGGCCGTGACGAAATCACTGGCCCGATGACGCTGCAGGACGACGACATCCTCGCGACGATCAAGATCCTCGTCGAACTGCGCAACGGCAAGGGCGAAGTCGACGACATCGACCACCTCGGCAACCGTCGCGTGCGCTGCGTCGGCGAACTGGCGGAGAACCAGTTTCGCGCGGGTCTCGTGCGCGTCGAGCGCGCGGTCAAGGAACGCCTCGGCCAGGCCGAAAGCGAAAACCTGATGCCGCACGACCTGATCAACTCGAAGCCGATCTCGTCGGCGATCCGCGAGTTCTTCGGTTCGTCGCAGCTGTCGCAGTTCATGGACCAGACCAACCCGCTGTCGGAAATCACGCATAAGCGCCGCGTTTCCGCACTGGGTCCGGGCGGTCTGACGCGCGAGCGCGCGGGCTTCGAAGTCCGCGACGTGCACCCGACCCACTATGGCCGCGTGTGCCCGATCGAAACGCCGGAAGGTCCGAACATCGGCCTCATCAACTCGCTCGCCCTGTACGCGCACCTGAACGAGTATGGCTTCCTCGAGACGCCGTACCGCAAGGTCGCCGACAGCAAGGTGACCGATCAGATCGACTATCTGTCGGCGATCGAAGAAGGCCGCTACATGATCGCGCAGGCGAACGCGGCGATCGACGACAACGGTCAGCTGGTCGACGAACTGGTGTCGTCGCGCGAAGCCGGCGAAACGATGATGGTCACGCCGGATCGCATCCAGTATATGGACGTGGCGCCGTCGCAGATCGTGTCGGTTGCGGCTTCGCTGATTCCGTTCCTCGAGCACGATGACGCGAACCGCGCACTGATGGGCTCGAACATGCAGCGTCAGGCCGTGCCGTGTCTGCGTCCCGAGAAGCCCGTCGTCGGTACCGGCATCGAGCGTACTGTGGCGGTCGACTCGGGTACGACGGTGCAGGCGCTGCGCGGCGGCGTCGTCGATTATGTGGACGCGGGCCGTATCGTGATTCGCGTGAACGACGACGAAGCGGTTGCGGGTGAAGTCGGCGTCGACATCTACAACCTGATCAAGTACACGCGTTCGAACCAGAACACGAACATCAATCAGCGTCCGATCGTGAAGATGGGCGACAAGGTTGCGCGCGGCGACGTGCTGGCCGACGGCGCATCGACGGATCTGGGCGAGCTCGCGCTCGGCCAGAACATGCTGATCGCGTTCATGCCGTGGAACGGCTACAACTTCGAGGATTCGATCCTGATCTCGGAGAAGGTCGTGGCCGACGATCGCTACACGTCGATCCACATCGAAGAGCTGAACGTCGTTGCACGCGACACGAAGCTCGGGCCGGAAGAAATCACGCGCGACATCTCGAACCTGGCGGAAGTCCAGCTCGGCCGTCTCGACGAATCGGGCATCGTCTACATCGGTGCGGAAGTCGAAGCGGGCGACGTGCTGGTCGGCAAGGTGACGCCGAAGGGCGAAACCCAGCTCACGCCGGAAGAGAAGCTGTTGCGCGCGATCTTCGGCGAGAAGGCGTCGGACGTGAAGGACACGTCGCTGCGCGTGCCGTCGGGCATGAGCGGCACCGTGATCGACGTCCAGGTCTTCACGCGTGAAGGCATCCAGCGCGACAAGCGTGCGCAGCAGATCATCGACGATGAACTGAAGCGCTATCGTCTCGACCTGAACGATCAGTTGCGCATCGTGGAAGGCGACGCGTTCCAGCGTCTCGCGCGCATGCTCGTCGGCAAGGTCGCGAACGGCGGTCCGAAGAAGCTCGCGAAGGGCACGAAGATCGACCAGGCTTACCTGGAAGATCTCGACCACTACCATTGGTTCGACATCCGCCTCGCGGACGACGAAGCGGCCGCGCAGCTCGAAGCGATCAAGAACTCGATCGAAGAGAAGCGTCACCAGTTCGACCTCGCGTTCGAAGAGAAGCGCAAGAAGCTCACGCAAGGCGACGAACTGCCGCCGGGCGTGCTGAAGATGGTCAAGGTGTATCTCGCGGTGAAGCGCCGTCTGCAGCCCGGCGACAAGATGGCAGGCCGTCACGGTAACAAGGGTGTCGTGTCGAAGATCGTTCCGATCGAAGACATGCCGTACATGGCCGACGGTCGTCCGGCAGATGTCGTGCTGAACCCGCTCGGCGTGCCGTCGCGGATGAACGTGGGTCAGGTTCTGGAAGTGCACCTCGGCTGGGCCGCGAAAGGCCTCGGCTGGCGTATCGGCGAAATGCTGGCGCGTCAGACGAAGATCGAGGAACTGCGCGTGTTCCTGACGAAGATCTACAACGAGTCGGGCCGCGCGGAAGATCTGGAAAGCTTCAGCGACGACGAGATCCTCGAACTGGCGAAGAACCTGCGCGAAGGCGTGCCGTTCGCGACACCGGTGTTCGACGGTGCGACCGAAGAAGAAATGTCGAAGATGCTCGACCTGGCATTCCCGGACGACATCGCCGAACAGCTCGGTATGAACCCGTCGAAGAACCAGGTTCGTCTGTACGACGGTCGCACGGGCGAGATGTTTGAGCGTCGCGTGACGCTCGGTTACATGCACTACCTGAAGCTGCACCACTTGGTCGACGACAAGATGCACGCGCGTTCGACGGGCCCGTACTCGCTCGTCACG